In the genome of Mytilus edulis chromosome 3, xbMytEdul2.2, whole genome shotgun sequence, one region contains:
- the LOC139514858 gene encoding uncharacterized protein, with protein MNALLWRLQKNKTTRTQDILQHLQKIFIKQDERLSAKNKLAHEINSWKTTINDNTRKLRSLNKALLNPKDKTVAVEKIQRTGLYAAERINKTSENLHHQISIARDILENSSRLMDLKGLPMNCKNGNSHEL; from the exons ATGAATG CTCTTCTTTGGCGACTACAAAAGAACAAAACCACCAGAACTCAAGACATCCTTCAACACTTACAGaaaatttttattaaacaagATGAAAGACTTTCCGCTAAAAATAAATTAGCACATGAAATTAACAGTTGGAAAACAACAATTAATGACAACACAAGAAAACTGAGAAGTCTAAACAAAGCCCTTTTGAATCCGAAAGATAAAACCGTTGCCGTGGAGAAAATCCAACGAACTGGGCTCTACGCTG CTGAACGAATAAACAAGACAAGTGAGAACCTCCATCACCAGATAAGCATTGCCAGAGACATTCTTGAAAACTCATCAAGGCTTATGGATTTAAAAg GATTACCAATGAACTGCAAAAATGGCAATAGTCACGAACTATGA
- the LOC139515258 gene encoding uncharacterized protein, translated as MREKDTTQILEFLQHQGKDSIKYPERQCLAHGKYFHSYLMKNNEKTVGLYSGEGSDTGSANIVLKLKKGDRVYIKHRSGTEAIYSDGDHWSMFSGFLIDAKKSIQIVYFKAFPLTTMFRIPVIAFMIWAQIVVVESTCDSELHNVLYQDVLNMMMKMKGPSSENGLFQDLLDMMMKIKGPSSEPSTCNCKKKIVIAFTASLSAAKSIGINEVVKFDKVWTNEGNGYHPNSGVFTAPKTGFYQISATIMSPNGKYFHSYLMKNNKQTVGMYPGRGHHTGAANIVFKLKKGDRVYIKHASNIESIYSDSNHYSMFSGFLISE; from the exons ATGAGGGAAAAGGATACGACCCAAATTCTGGAATTTTTACAGCACCAAGGCAAGGATTCTATCAAATATCCGGAACGACAATGTCTTGCACATGGAAAATACTTTCATTCATACCttatgaaaaataatgaaaaaaccGTAGGATTGTACTCAGGAGAAGGCTCTGATACAGGTTCAGCTAACATTGTTCTCAAATTAAAGAAAGGAGACCGTGTTTACATTAAACATCGTAGTGGCACTGAGGCTATTTACAGCGATGGGGATCATTGGAGCATGTTTTCTGGCTTccttatt GATGCCAAAAAAAGCATCCAAATCGTTTACTTCAAAGCATTTCCCTTGACCACAATGTTTAGGATACCAGTGATTGCTTTTATGATATGGGCACAGATAGTTGTAGTGGAGTCTACTTGTGATTCTGAACTTC ATAATGTGCTCTACCAAGATGTTCTTAATATGATGATGAAGATGAAAGGTCCTAGTTCTG AGAATGGACTCTTTCAAGATCTTCTTGATATGATGATGAAGATAAAAGGTCCTAGTTCTG AACCGTCTACCTGTAACTGCAAGAAGAAGATTGTAATTGCTTTCACAGCTTCGCTGTCGGCTGCAAAATCCATTGGCATAAACGAAGTTGTAAAGTTTGATAAAGTTTGGACCAATGAGGGAAACGGCTATCACCCAAATTCTGGAGTCTTCACAGCACCAAAGACAGGATTTTATCAAATATCTGCAACAATAATGTCTCCGAATGGAAAATATTTCCATTCATAtcttatgaaaaataataaacaaactgtCGGAATGTACCCGGGACGAGGTCATCATACAGGTGCAGCaaacattgtttttaaattaaagaaaggaGACCGTGTGTACATTAAGCATGCAAGCAACATCGAGAGCATTTATAGTGATAGCAATCATTATAGCATGTTTTCTGGATTtcttatttctgaataa